In Bacteroidales bacterium, one DNA window encodes the following:
- the nadD gene encoding nicotinate (nicotinamide) nucleotide adenylyltransferase: MNNKIGLFFGSFNPIHIGHMIIANYIVEYTSLKEIWFVISPHNPLKEKSSLLPDHHRLALVNIAVEDDVRFKACDIEFKLPQPSFTIHTLTYLKEKYPNNDFSIIMGADNLQNIDKWRNYEQITENYKIIVYPRPESDGGKFKEHKNVMWANAPLMEISSSFIRKAIKEKKDIPYYLPSKVYKYIREMHFYEK; encoded by the coding sequence ATGAATAACAAAATAGGATTATTCTTTGGTTCTTTCAACCCCATTCACATAGGGCATATGATTATTGCCAATTACATTGTTGAATATACTTCACTGAAAGAAATATGGTTTGTAATTTCGCCACATAATCCGTTGAAAGAAAAAAGCTCACTCCTGCCCGACCATCATCGTCTTGCCCTTGTAAATATTGCCGTTGAAGATGATGTTCGTTTTAAAGCCTGCGATATAGAATTCAAATTACCTCAGCCATCATTTACAATTCACACTTTAACATACCTGAAAGAAAAATATCCGAATAATGATTTTTCAATTATCATGGGAGCCGACAATCTGCAAAACATCGACAAATGGCGTAACTACGAACAGATAACTGAAAATTATAAAATCATTGTATACCCACGCCCTGAAAGCGATGGAGGAAAATTTAAAGAGCATAAAAATGTAATGTGGGCTAACGCTCCGCTAATGGAGATATCTTCAAGTTTTATTCGCAAAGCAATTAAAGAAAAAAAAGATATTCCGTATTACTTGCCTTCCAAAGTATATAAGTATATCAGGGAAATGCATTTTTACGAAAAATAG
- the gmk gene encoding guanylate kinase: MNGKLIIFSAPSGAGKTTLVKKILESRNDMEFSISVCSRNMRPNEKHGVDYYFISADEFRKKINNDEFLEWEEVYENNFYGTLKSELERIWNKGKHVIFDVDVIGGLNIKKYGKENALAIFVMPPSMEELENRLKNRSTETAETLKKRLDKATYEISFAKQFDIILINDHLEEAVDKAKSTIDNFLSKDK; the protein is encoded by the coding sequence ATGAACGGAAAATTAATCATATTCTCAGCCCCATCAGGCGCAGGCAAAACAACATTGGTAAAAAAAATTCTTGAATCGCGCAACGATATGGAATTTTCAATTTCTGTATGCAGCCGCAATATGCGACCAAATGAAAAACACGGAGTTGATTACTATTTTATTTCCGCCGATGAGTTCCGGAAAAAAATCAATAATGATGAATTCCTTGAATGGGAAGAAGTGTATGAGAATAATTTTTACGGAACTTTAAAATCTGAATTGGAACGAATATGGAATAAAGGAAAACATGTAATTTTTGATGTGGATGTTATTGGCGGATTGAATATAAAAAAATACGGAAAAGAAAATGCGCTGGCAATTTTTGTAATGCCGCCATCGATGGAAGAATTGGAAAATCGTTTAAAAAACCGCTCAACCGAAACTGCTGAAACATTGAAAAAGCGTCTTGATAAAGCAACATATGAAATATCATTTGCCAAACAGTTCGATATAATACTTATTAATGATCATCTTGAAGAAGCCGTAGATAAAGCAAAATCAACAATTGACAACTTTCTTTCAAAAGATAAATAA
- a CDS encoding SIMPL domain-containing protein (The SIMPL domain is named for its presence in mouse protein SIMPL (signalling molecule that associates with mouse pelle-like kinase). Bacterial member BP26, from Brucella, was shown to assemble into a channel-like structure, while YggE from E. coli has been associated with resistance to oxidative stress.), whose protein sequence is MRNHLNTIIIAITIIITAAILGGAWKSSHTRNESINVNGLSTQDFISDLIVWEGYYTSESTSTKEAYVQLKKDAEVIKKYLLDKGLKEKEIIFSSVNINTNYEYVSDKDGNSSRKFKGYTLTQNVTIESKEVDKVETISREVSELIDLGVNFISYPPQYFYTKLSELKISMLSKATEDARNRADVIATNSKASLGSLIKANMGIFQITAQNGNEDYTYGGVFNTSSKNKTASVTVRLEFGIK, encoded by the coding sequence ATGAGAAACCATTTAAATACGATTATCATTGCAATAACAATTATTATAACTGCAGCAATTCTTGGTGGCGCATGGAAGAGTTCTCATACCCGTAATGAATCCATAAATGTAAACGGACTTTCTACCCAGGATTTCATATCCGATTTAATAGTGTGGGAAGGATATTATACTTCTGAATCCACATCAACCAAAGAAGCCTATGTTCAACTGAAAAAAGATGCAGAAGTAATAAAAAAATATTTACTCGATAAAGGTTTAAAAGAAAAAGAAATTATTTTTTCATCAGTGAATATTAATACAAATTATGAATATGTTTCTGATAAAGATGGCAATTCTTCAAGGAAATTCAAGGGTTATACACTTACCCAGAATGTTACTATTGAATCGAAAGAGGTTGACAAAGTTGAAACCATTTCACGTGAAGTAAGCGAATTAATTGACTTGGGAGTAAATTTCATCTCCTACCCTCCTCAATATTTTTACACAAAGCTATCGGAATTAAAAATCAGTATGCTTTCAAAAGCTACTGAAGATGCACGTAACAGGGCTGATGTAATTGCAACAAATTCAAAAGCAAGTTTGGGTTCATTAATAAAAGCCAACATGGGAATTTTTCAGATAACCGCACAAAATGGTAATGAAGATTATACTTATGGTGGTGTGTTCAACACCAGCTCAAAAAACAAAACAGCATCGGTTACCGTAAGATTGGAATTTGGAATAAAATAA
- a CDS encoding YicC family protein, producing MILSMTGFGKSVAEIEGKKLNIEIRTLNSKQLDLNIRMCRLLKDKEVDIRSIVTRELQRGKVDVAIYFDNKEDATNISINKALLEKYFNELKSISAEIKNDFPTDYFSLASRMPDVLATGDEILADEHWHNLLKSFDDALKQVNTFRKEEGKILGNDIKQRVNLILKHLESIAPFEKERIEIIKTRLHKDLEEFVNKENIDANRFEQELIYYIDKIDITEEKIRLQKHCNYFIDTMKQPEANGRKLGFITQEMGREINTIGSKANDADIQKIVVQMKDELEKIKEQLLNIL from the coding sequence ATGATTTTATCAATGACAGGTTTCGGTAAATCAGTAGCCGAAATTGAAGGCAAAAAACTGAATATCGAAATTCGGACTCTGAACAGCAAACAACTTGATTTAAATATACGGATGTGCCGTTTATTAAAAGATAAAGAAGTGGATATCCGTTCCATTGTTACGCGGGAACTTCAACGAGGTAAAGTTGATGTTGCCATTTACTTCGACAATAAAGAAGATGCAACCAACATTTCTATTAATAAAGCATTGCTTGAAAAATATTTTAATGAGCTGAAATCTATTTCTGCAGAAATTAAAAATGATTTCCCTACCGATTATTTTTCGCTGGCATCGCGGATGCCCGACGTACTTGCAACAGGCGATGAAATACTTGCTGATGAGCATTGGCATAATTTATTAAAATCATTTGACGATGCCTTAAAACAAGTCAACACGTTCCGTAAAGAAGAAGGAAAAATTCTTGGCAATGATATCAAACAACGTGTTAACCTTATTTTAAAACATCTTGAAAGCATTGCTCCTTTTGAAAAAGAAAGAATTGAAATTATTAAAACACGACTTCATAAAGATCTCGAAGAATTCGTAAATAAAGAAAATATTGATGCAAACCGCTTTGAACAGGAACTGATTTATTACATTGATAAAATCGATATTACCGAAGAAAAAATAAGATTGCAAAAACATTGTAACTATTTTATCGATACCATGAAACAGCCAGAAGCCAATGGCCGCAAGCTTGGTTTCATCACACAGGAAATGGGACGCGAAATAAATACTATCGGCTCAAAAGCCAATGATGCCGACATTCAGAAAATTGTAGTTCAGATGAAAGATGAACTGGAAAAAATAAAAGAACAGCTTTTAAATATTTTATAA
- a CDS encoding phosphatidylserine/phosphatidylglycerophosphate/cardiolipin synthase family protein — MPLTKNHTYHFFDDPLKMYNSMLEDIEHAENSIVIETYKYGNDQIGIKFRDILTKKAKLGVKIQILIDSWGAYVSENFFSEMIKYGGEVRIFKKIRLGIDFFTKNHRRNHRKLIIIDDSITYISSANIAAYALNWRESSLRIVGNMALPFKEAFNASYKIYNKYIYDKLSASKSLFYDGFEIIRDIPSTVFQSTRKKYLELIKSAKKEIIIETPYFLPGSFMRKALMEASHRGVKVKIIMPLHSDVNVVDMLRNRYLGEMYQNDVEILFYTPRNLHAKVFIIDKTYFIVGSSNFDYRSFRFMHEINLLGKDKKIMNLLETHINETISECSPFEFKKWAERPIIQKIFEHLLIPFRHLF, encoded by the coding sequence ATGCCCCTTACAAAAAATCATACATATCATTTCTTTGATGATCCGCTAAAGATGTATAACTCCATGCTTGAAGATATTGAGCATGCTGAAAATTCTATTGTTATTGAAACGTATAAATATGGTAATGATCAGATAGGAATTAAGTTTCGCGATATCCTTACAAAAAAGGCCAAGCTGGGTGTAAAAATCCAGATTCTTATTGATTCCTGGGGCGCTTATGTTTCTGAAAACTTTTTTTCGGAAATGATAAAATATGGAGGAGAGGTAAGGATTTTTAAAAAAATAAGATTAGGTATCGATTTTTTTACGAAAAATCACCGCCGGAATCACCGCAAATTAATAATAATCGACGATAGTATTACATATATCAGTTCAGCTAATATTGCTGCCTATGCATTGAACTGGCGCGAGTCGTCATTGCGGATTGTCGGAAATATGGCTTTGCCTTTTAAAGAAGCTTTTAATGCCAGTTATAAAATTTATAACAAATACATTTATGATAAATTAAGCGCATCAAAATCGTTATTTTATGATGGCTTTGAAATAATCCGCGATATACCAAGTACTGTTTTCCAATCAACACGTAAAAAATATCTTGAATTAATTAAATCTGCAAAGAAGGAAATTATTATTGAAACCCCATACTTCCTTCCGGGAAGCTTTATGCGTAAAGCCTTAATGGAAGCATCGCATCGTGGTGTTAAAGTTAAAATAATTATGCCTCTTCATTCAGATGTTAATGTTGTAGACATGTTGCGAAATCGTTATCTTGGCGAGATGTATCAAAATGATGTTGAGATTTTATTTTATACTCCACGAAATTTACACGCTAAAGTTTTTATAATCGATAAAACTTATTTTATTGTTGGTTCTTCAAATTTCGATTATCGGAGTTTCCGGTTTATGCATGAAATTAATTTATTAGGCAAGGACAAGAAAATTATGAATCTGTTGGAAACACATATTAATGAAACCATTTCGGAATGCAGTCCGTTTGAATTTAAAAAATGGGCGGAAAGACCAATAATTCAGAAAATATTTGAACATCTTCTGATTCCTTTCAGGCATTTATTCTAA